In Flavobacterium sp. N1736, the following are encoded in one genomic region:
- a CDS encoding MaoC/PaaZ C-terminal domain-containing protein, protein MYFKSTFFDDYQIGDKRVTFGRTITETDFVVHAGHTGDFFPHHMDEEWCKTQPFGQRIAHGTMVFSIGIGLTASEINPEAFSKGYDRMRFVKPVHIGDTIHSEITISEKGEAKKPDMGTVTEHVEIINQRGEVVLVCDHLLLVKKK, encoded by the coding sequence ATGTATTTCAAATCAACATTTTTTGACGATTATCAAATTGGCGACAAACGCGTCACTTTTGGAAGAACTATTACTGAAACTGATTTTGTGGTTCACGCAGGTCATACAGGAGATTTTTTTCCGCATCATATGGATGAAGAATGGTGTAAAACACAACCTTTCGGACAACGCATCGCACACGGAACTATGGTTTTCAGCATTGGCATCGGATTGACCGCATCAGAAATAAATCCTGAAGCCTTTTCTAAAGGATACGATCGTATGCGATTTGTAAAACCAGTTCATATTGGCGACACGATCCATTCTGAAATTACAATTTCTGAAAAAGGAGAAGCCAAAAAACCAGATATGGGAACTGTTACGGAACACGTAGAAATTATAAATCAAAGAGGTGAAGTCGTATTAGTTTGCGATCACCTTTTATTAGTAAAAAAGAAATAA
- a CDS encoding CaiB/BaiF CoA transferase family protein codes for MKPLEGLVVLEFCQFLAGPSAGLKLADLGARVIKIERPIKGEACRQLSIKDLFVDDSSLLFHTINRNKESFAADLKNPEDLILIKKLIAKADIMTHNFRSGVMEKIGLDFNETLNINPKIIYGTITGYGNIGPWAKKPGQDLLLQSLSGLSWLSGRKSQGPVPFGLAVADLMCGNHFVQGILAALLKRAKTGKGVLVEVSLLESVLDVQFEAITSFLNDGGQLPERGDVKGSAHAFLSAPYGVYQTQDGYISLAMGDLLFIGNTLGVDLNHYADKQDWFTFRDEIRELLAEKIITQTSDYWMNLLQKEGIWSGKVLNYEELDKQAFVNELQLKQTVQNSAGENLVTTRSPIQLDGKILTSTKAAPKVGEDNSRIHEQFLSE; via the coding sequence ATGAAACCATTAGAAGGATTAGTTGTATTAGAATTTTGCCAGTTTTTGGCAGGACCTTCTGCCGGATTAAAACTAGCAGATTTAGGCGCACGCGTAATTAAAATTGAACGCCCGATAAAAGGCGAAGCGTGCAGGCAGTTAAGTATTAAGGATCTTTTTGTTGATGACAGCAGTTTGCTATTTCATACGATTAACAGAAATAAAGAATCTTTTGCGGCCGATCTTAAAAATCCGGAAGATTTGATTCTGATCAAAAAATTAATTGCCAAAGCTGATATTATGACGCATAATTTCAGATCTGGCGTGATGGAAAAAATAGGATTGGATTTTAATGAAACCTTGAATATTAATCCAAAAATAATTTACGGAACAATTACGGGCTACGGAAATATTGGCCCGTGGGCAAAAAAACCCGGACAGGATTTGTTATTACAATCGCTTTCGGGATTAAGCTGGCTGAGCGGCAGAAAAAGTCAGGGTCCGGTTCCGTTTGGTTTGGCTGTAGCCGATTTAATGTGCGGAAATCATTTTGTTCAGGGAATTTTAGCGGCTTTATTGAAAAGAGCTAAAACCGGAAAAGGTGTTTTGGTTGAAGTAAGTTTACTGGAATCTGTTTTGGATGTTCAATTTGAAGCGATTACATCTTTCTTAAATGATGGCGGGCAATTGCCGGAAAGAGGCGATGTAAAAGGAAGTGCTCATGCTTTTTTAAGCGCTCCTTATGGCGTTTATCAAACACAAGACGGTTATATTTCGCTGGCAATGGGAGATTTACTTTTTATTGGAAATACTTTAGGTGTTGATTTAAATCATTATGCTGATAAACAAGACTGGTTTACTTTTAGAGATGAAATCAGAGAATTATTAGCTGAAAAAATAATAACTCAAACATCTGATTATTGGATGAATTTGCTTCAAAAAGAAGGAATTTGGTCTGGAAAAGTGCTAAATTATGAGGAATTAGATAAGCAGGCTTTTGTAAATGAATTGCAATTGAAACAAACAGTTCAAAATTCTGCCGGAGAAAATTTGGTGACAACAAGAAGTCCAATTCAGCTTGACGGAAAAATCTTAACAAGCACAAAAGCAGCTCCAAAAGTTGGAGAAGATAACTCAAGAATACACGAACAATTTTTAAGCGAATAG
- a CDS encoding pectinesterase family protein yields the protein MKKVIQAIYFLLFVFSGTLFAQKNSSIYDIVVAKDGSGNFTKVQDAFNAVPDNSLKHTVIYIKSGIYKEKLKLTSNKQKVTLIGESYKNTILTYDDYAETAGGTSKSFSTLIEANDFFAENITFENTIDSNLPQYKKGGQAVALMLNGDRSIFHKCKISGFQDTFYLKANKRTYIKDCILDGTTDFIFGSGIALFENCFIQSKRDSYITASNQDVGKNKYGFVFRDCIIMAYPKNVATKVSLGRPWGAGANVVFIHCFEESHITPEGWSVWSNDPEHKAYNNWKTAFYGEYDCYGPGYKSDTRISWSHQLSKTEALEYTKEKIFAVNSTTANNLEEDWNPIIENENCRSILPSKKAKNADSFFEKGF from the coding sequence ATGAAAAAAGTAATTCAAGCTATTTATTTTCTTCTATTTGTTTTTAGCGGTACATTATTCGCTCAAAAAAATAGTTCTATTTATGATATTGTTGTCGCTAAAGATGGAAGCGGAAATTTCACAAAAGTACAAGATGCATTTAATGCTGTTCCTGATAATAGTTTAAAACATACCGTTATTTATATAAAATCCGGAATTTATAAAGAAAAATTAAAGCTTACATCCAACAAACAGAAAGTTACGTTGATCGGTGAATCCTATAAAAATACGATTCTTACTTATGACGATTATGCAGAAACTGCTGGTGGAACAAGCAAATCGTTTAGTACTCTTATTGAAGCCAATGACTTTTTTGCAGAAAATATCACTTTCGAAAATACCATCGACAGCAATTTACCTCAATATAAAAAAGGCGGTCAAGCAGTAGCATTAATGCTTAATGGTGACAGATCAATATTTCATAAATGCAAAATAAGCGGTTTTCAGGATACCTTTTATCTTAAAGCAAACAAAAGAACATACATTAAAGATTGCATCCTTGATGGCACTACAGATTTCATTTTCGGCTCTGGTATCGCTTTATTTGAAAATTGCTTTATTCAAAGTAAAAGAGATTCATATATCACAGCAAGCAATCAGGATGTTGGCAAAAATAAATATGGTTTTGTATTTAGAGATTGTATTATAATGGCATATCCAAAAAATGTTGCTACAAAAGTATCTTTAGGAAGACCATGGGGAGCTGGCGCAAATGTAGTTTTCATTCATTGTTTTGAAGAATCACATATTACCCCAGAAGGTTGGTCTGTATGGTCAAATGATCCAGAACATAAAGCATATAATAATTGGAAAACTGCCTTTTATGGCGAATATGATTGTTACGGACCAGGTTATAAATCAGATACTCGCATTTCATGGTCACATCAATTAAGCAAAACCGAAGCTTTAGAATATACCAAAGAAAAAATATTTGCTGTAAATAGCACAACTGCAAATAATCTTGAAGAGGATTGGAATCCAATAATAGAAAATGAAAATTGCCGTTCTATATTGCCTTCAAAAAAGGCTAAAAATGCAGATTCATTTTTCGAAAAAGGATTTTAA
- a CDS encoding fumarylacetoacetate hydrolase family protein has translation MKLIRFGEIGKEKPGVLIGEKRFDVSAIVTDFNESFFEENGLEKLQKALESNPTLPEVDANVRLGSPVARPSKIICIGLNYVDHCLETNAPIPTEPIIFFKSTTSLCGPDDDVVIPKNSVKTDWEVELAFVVGKKASYVEEAEALDYVAGYALLNDYSEREFQIERGGQWAKGKGCDTFAPLGPFLATKDEVKDVDNLSMWLTVNGKKYQDSNTLNLVFKIPFLVHYLSQFMTLLPGDIISTGTPPGVGLGIKPDPIYLKPGDVVELGIEGLGTSKQTAVAYKK, from the coding sequence ATGAAATTAATACGTTTTGGAGAAATCGGAAAAGAAAAACCAGGAGTTTTAATTGGTGAAAAAAGATTTGATGTTTCGGCAATTGTAACAGATTTTAATGAAAGTTTTTTTGAAGAAAATGGTTTGGAAAAATTGCAAAAAGCATTAGAAAGTAATCCGACTTTACCAGAAGTTGACGCAAATGTACGTTTAGGATCTCCGGTTGCGAGACCTTCAAAAATAATATGTATTGGTTTAAATTATGTAGACCATTGTTTAGAAACTAATGCACCAATTCCAACAGAGCCAATCATCTTTTTTAAATCAACGACTTCATTATGTGGTCCTGATGATGATGTGGTAATACCTAAAAACAGTGTAAAAACAGATTGGGAAGTAGAACTGGCATTTGTAGTTGGTAAAAAAGCAAGTTATGTTGAAGAAGCCGAAGCTTTAGATTATGTTGCAGGTTATGCTTTATTGAATGATTACAGCGAAAGAGAATTTCAAATAGAACGCGGCGGACAATGGGCAAAAGGTAAAGGATGCGACACATTTGCACCACTTGGACCATTTTTGGCTACAAAAGATGAAGTAAAAGATGTTGATAATTTATCAATGTGGCTTACTGTAAACGGTAAAAAATATCAGGACAGTAACACACTGAATTTAGTTTTCAAAATTCCATTTTTAGTGCATTATTTAAGTCAGTTTATGACATTGCTTCCTGGCGATATCATTAGTACAGGAACGCCTCCGGGAGTTGGACTAGGAATAAAACCGGATCCAATTTACCTAAAACCGGGCGATGTTGTAGAGCTTGGAATTGAAGGTTTGGGTACAAGTAAACAAACTGCGGTGGCTTACAAAAAGTAA
- a CDS encoding Gfo/Idh/MocA family oxidoreductase encodes MNIPYKPKLPETNQPVIIIGASGIVKDAHLPAYEMAGFTVFGITNRTISKAHDLAKQFKINHVFETVADAVQHAPSNAVYDITVLPDQYIEILEQLPDGAAVLIQKPMGNDLAQAREIVAVCERKKLVAGINFQLRFASFVSAARHLINEGFIGDLYDLEFKVTVNTPWELFPLIKEHPRLEILFHSVHYIDCIRSFLGNPKSVMAKTAKHPLKKLSSSRSTIILDYGEDKHVVINTNHDHHFGPKHEESYIKWEGTKGAIKAKMGLLMNYPDGLPDQFEYALANENGEYEWKKIELEGSWFPEAFIGTMSNLMRFKEGSDAKLLASVQDVLDTMKVVEACYISNKNGGISLAEL; translated from the coding sequence ATGAATATTCCATATAAACCTAAATTACCGGAAACCAACCAGCCTGTTATCATTATCGGCGCAAGCGGTATTGTAAAAGATGCACATTTACCTGCGTATGAAATGGCCGGTTTTACCGTTTTTGGCATTACAAACAGAACAATTTCTAAAGCGCATGATTTGGCAAAACAATTTAAAATAAATCATGTTTTTGAAACTGTTGCCGATGCTGTGCAGCATGCGCCTTCAAATGCGGTTTATGATATTACGGTTCTTCCTGATCAATACATTGAAATTTTAGAGCAGCTTCCGGATGGTGCAGCAGTACTGATTCAGAAACCAATGGGAAATGATCTGGCCCAAGCCCGGGAAATTGTTGCCGTTTGCGAAAGAAAAAAATTAGTTGCCGGAATTAATTTTCAACTTCGTTTTGCCTCTTTTGTAAGCGCAGCAAGGCATTTAATCAATGAAGGATTTATTGGTGATTTATATGATTTAGAATTTAAAGTTACCGTAAATACGCCTTGGGAATTGTTCCCACTGATTAAGGAACATCCCAGATTAGAAATTCTTTTTCATAGTGTTCACTATATCGATTGCATCCGATCTTTTTTAGGAAATCCGAAAAGTGTGATGGCAAAAACAGCGAAGCACCCATTAAAAAAATTATCATCGAGCCGATCGACTATTATTTTGGATTATGGGGAAGACAAACATGTGGTAATTAATACGAATCATGATCACCATTTTGGTCCAAAACACGAAGAAAGTTACATTAAATGGGAAGGAACAAAAGGCGCCATCAAAGCAAAAATGGGTTTACTAATGAATTATCCCGACGGTTTGCCTGATCAATTTGAATATGCTTTGGCAAACGAAAATGGAGAATATGAATGGAAAAAAATTGAATTGGAAGGTTCGTGGTTTCCGGAAGCTTTTATTGGAACCATGTCAAACTTAATGCGTTTTAAAGAAGGTTCTGATGCAAAACTATTAGCAAGTGTACAAGATGTTTTAGATACTATGAAAGTCGTTGAAGCCTGCTACATCAGTAACAAAAATGGAGGAATTTCATTAGCTGAATTATAA
- a CDS encoding ABC transporter substrate-binding protein, translating to MKKLRIAVRKFDPFESTLQKLWDLFCLKYNIQIEAEMIPLELHDLYEETITNKGLKNGTWDIAHINTDWIFDAANEKVVLDLTSFINQNPPKDYPQGWHKSLLNLQQINNGTYGLPFHDGPECLIFRKDLFEDEIEKQSFKNQFGYELNPPKTWQEFVQIAEFFNRPEENLYGCVFANYPDGHNMVFDFCLQLWTRGGSLLDHQNKININQTVAIEALDFYRDIVNNKNAVHPKSKNFGSVEAGLAFAEGQAAMAINWFGFASMCEVIEESKVKGKVDITELPFDQNYKTASLNVYWLYTIGIGSKHKELAYDFLRFATSPKSDKLLTNEGGIGCRKSTWNDEEINKIIPFYHKLEMLHENALTLPQTPVWPKVAELIDQMVLKAIESDISSEKLLEDTQNNIEKIAN from the coding sequence ATGAAAAAATTAAGAATTGCAGTTAGAAAATTTGATCCTTTTGAAAGTACGCTTCAAAAGTTATGGGATTTGTTTTGTCTTAAATATAATATTCAGATCGAAGCTGAAATGATTCCTCTTGAATTACATGATCTTTATGAAGAAACTATTACCAATAAAGGTTTAAAAAATGGCACTTGGGATATTGCTCACATTAATACTGATTGGATTTTTGATGCTGCAAATGAAAAAGTTGTTCTGGATTTAACCTCATTTATCAATCAAAATCCTCCGAAAGATTATCCGCAAGGATGGCATAAATCGTTGTTGAATTTACAGCAAATAAATAACGGAACTTACGGATTGCCTTTTCACGATGGTCCGGAATGTTTAATTTTTAGAAAAGATTTATTTGAAGATGAAATTGAAAAACAAAGCTTCAAAAATCAATTTGGTTATGAATTAAATCCTCCAAAAACTTGGCAAGAATTTGTTCAAATTGCTGAATTTTTTAATCGCCCGGAAGAAAATTTGTATGGTTGTGTTTTTGCCAATTATCCGGACGGGCATAATATGGTTTTTGATTTTTGCCTGCAATTATGGACACGTGGCGGATCGTTATTAGATCATCAGAATAAAATTAATATTAATCAGACTGTAGCAATAGAAGCGTTAGATTTTTATAGAGATATTGTAAATAATAAAAATGCGGTTCATCCAAAATCTAAAAATTTTGGTTCAGTTGAAGCTGGTTTGGCTTTCGCCGAAGGACAGGCAGCAATGGCAATTAACTGGTTTGGATTTGCCTCGATGTGTGAAGTAATTGAAGAATCGAAAGTAAAAGGCAAAGTTGACATTACAGAACTTCCCTTTGATCAAAATTACAAAACGGCTTCTTTGAATGTTTATTGGCTTTATACAATTGGCATTGGAAGTAAACATAAAGAACTTGCTTATGATTTTTTAAGATTTGCTACGTCTCCAAAAAGTGATAAATTATTGACAAATGAAGGAGGAATTGGCTGTAGAAAATCAACCTGGAATGATGAAGAAATCAATAAAATCATTCCGTTTTATCACAAACTCGAAATGCTGCACGAAAATGCTTTGACTTTACCGCAAACCCCGGTGTGGCCAAAAGTAGCAGAGTTAATCGATCAAATGGTTTTGAAGGCAATTGAAAGTGATATTTCATCAGAAAAATTATTAGAAGATACTCAGAACAATATTGAAAAAATAGCAAATTAA
- the fucP gene encoding L-fucose:H+ symporter permease has translation MQITNQIGDQHEVATEKGTGNKYLLPFILITSLFFLWGMAHNLDSILIPHLKKACELNNRQSTLIDTSVFFAYFIMAIPAGMLIKRFGYKNSIITGLLVFATGAFLFVPAANTRTYELFLFALFVIGCGLTILETSANPYAAILGPAESSSKRLNLAASFNGLAAMVAPIVGSLFILSGKTHTPAQMAAMPDATKAAYLLEEASAVKLPYIILGSVLVLVAVLFYFMHLPSMKPQHTEVEVKPGFFSVLKFSHLSWAVVAQFFYVGAQVCITSFFIRIAQQGAGLDEKTAGYYLGIYGFLFMAGRFIGTFFLKFVKDYVLLSIYCVISIFLCLVAIYGTGIYVIYALGGIGFFMSIMFPTIFSLGLVGLKSNTETGSSWLVMSIVGGAILPYGMGTLIDMNHDDIQSGYIIPLLCFIIILSFGVFGHKVKNRVS, from the coding sequence ATGCAAATAACCAACCAAATTGGCGATCAACATGAAGTCGCTACAGAAAAAGGAACAGGAAATAAATATCTTTTGCCCTTTATTTTAATTACCAGCTTATTTTTCCTTTGGGGAATGGCACATAATCTGGATTCGATTTTAATTCCACATCTTAAAAAAGCGTGTGAATTAAACAATCGTCAGTCAACATTAATCGATACTTCTGTATTTTTCGCTTATTTTATAATGGCAATTCCGGCGGGAATGCTAATTAAAAGATTCGGATACAAAAACAGTATTATTACGGGGTTGCTAGTTTTCGCAACTGGAGCTTTTCTATTTGTTCCCGCTGCAAATACAAGAACTTATGAATTATTTTTATTTGCATTATTTGTAATTGGTTGCGGACTGACTATTTTAGAAACAAGTGCAAATCCGTACGCTGCGATCTTAGGACCTGCGGAATCATCTTCAAAAAGATTGAATTTAGCTGCTTCATTTAACGGTTTAGCAGCAATGGTTGCACCAATTGTTGGTTCATTATTTATTTTATCGGGAAAAACACATACACCAGCGCAAATGGCAGCAATGCCGGATGCGACAAAAGCAGCTTACTTATTAGAAGAAGCTTCTGCTGTCAAATTACCTTATATCATTTTAGGAAGTGTATTGGTTTTAGTAGCTGTATTATTTTACTTTATGCATTTGCCATCGATGAAACCACAACATACTGAAGTAGAAGTTAAGCCGGGTTTTTTCTCGGTTTTAAAATTCTCTCATTTAAGTTGGGCAGTTGTTGCACAGTTTTTTTATGTAGGTGCACAAGTTTGTATCACCAGTTTTTTTATCAGAATTGCACAACAAGGTGCAGGATTAGATGAAAAAACAGCAGGATATTATCTTGGTATTTATGGTTTCCTTTTTATGGCTGGCCGTTTTATTGGAACTTTCTTTTTGAAGTTTGTGAAAGATTATGTCTTACTTTCAATTTATTGTGTAATTAGTATCTTTCTTTGTTTGGTAGCAATTTACGGAACAGGAATTTATGTTATTTATGCGCTTGGCGGAATTGGATTTTTTATGTCAATTATGTTTCCAACTATTTTTTCATTAGGTCTCGTTGGATTAAAATCGAATACTGAAACCGGTTCATCATGGTTAGTAATGTCAATTGTAGGCGGAGCAATTTTACCATACGGAATGGGAACTTTGATTGATATGAATCACGATGATATTCAATCTGGGTACATTATTCCGCTATTATGTTTTATTATTATTCTTTCTTTTGGTGTATTTGGACACAAAGTAAAAAATAGAGTTTCTTAG
- a CDS encoding SDR family NAD(P)-dependent oxidoreductase has translation MFSLKNKKAVITGGGSGIGRAIATLFAKQGAEVHIIDLTIESAQDALDEILKSGGNAFSYACNVANQEDVKATFEKIGNINILINNAGIAHIGKVDTTPASDFDRVMDVNVKGVYNCLFAAIPQFRLSNGGVIINMASIAAWVGIPDRFAYSTAKGAVMAMTLSVAKDYIGENIRCNSISPARVHTPFVDGFISKNYAGKEAEMFEKLSQSQPIGRMGKPDEIAALALYLCSDEAGFITGCDYPIDGGFIKLNN, from the coding sequence ATGTTTTCATTAAAAAATAAAAAAGCAGTAATAACCGGAGGAGGCAGCGGAATAGGAAGAGCGATTGCAACCTTGTTTGCCAAGCAAGGTGCCGAAGTTCATATTATAGATTTAACAATCGAAAGCGCTCAGGATGCATTAGACGAAATTTTAAAATCTGGAGGAAATGCTTTTTCTTATGCCTGTAATGTTGCAAATCAGGAAGACGTAAAAGCAACATTCGAAAAAATAGGTAACATTAATATTCTAATAAATAACGCCGGAATCGCTCATATTGGAAAAGTAGATACTACGCCTGCATCTGATTTTGATCGCGTTATGGATGTAAATGTAAAAGGAGTTTACAACTGTTTGTTTGCTGCGATTCCACAATTCAGACTTTCAAACGGCGGTGTAATTATCAACATGGCATCAATTGCGGCATGGGTTGGTATACCTGATCGATTTGCCTATTCTACAGCAAAAGGTGCAGTTATGGCAATGACATTATCTGTAGCAAAAGATTATATAGGAGAAAATATTCGTTGCAATTCTATTTCTCCGGCAAGAGTTCATACGCCATTTGTTGATGGTTTTATTTCGAAAAACTACGCTGGTAAAGAGGCAGAAATGTTCGAAAAATTATCACAATCACAACCAATCGGGCGAATGGGAAAACCGGATGAAATTGCAGCTTTGGCATTATACTTATGCAGCGACGAAGCCGGATTTATTACAGGCTGTGATTACCCTATTGATGGAGGATTTATAAAATTAAATAATTAA
- a CDS encoding CaiB/BaiF CoA transferase family protein encodes MKPLEDYLIVDFSQFLSGPSASLRLADLGARVIKIEKPGTGDICRTLYTSDLIMNGESSVFHTINRNKESFAIDFKQPEELEKLKKLLAKADVVMHNFRPGVMERVGLSYEEVKAINPNVIYGSISGFGTHPDLKDLPGQDLLLQSLTALTWLSGNQEDGPVPMGLSIVDMLAGAHLAQGILAALYRKATHNIGASVQVSMLESAFDFQFETITTFFNDGGELPVRTKTNNAHAYLGAPYGIYKTNNGFLALAMGSIPVLASLLKCDGLLQFPENKFHLRDEIKNILAEHLQTQNTDFWLNILEPADIWCAGVLNYQQLFEEEGFKVLDFTQKVEMLDGYSYQTTRCPIKIDGEYLTSDKGSPKLGQDNEKITKEFITV; translated from the coding sequence ATGAAACCTTTAGAAGATTATTTAATAGTAGATTTTAGCCAGTTTCTTTCTGGTCCGTCAGCAAGTTTACGATTGGCTGATTTGGGCGCGCGCGTTATAAAAATTGAAAAACCGGGAACGGGAGATATTTGCAGAACTCTGTATACTTCTGATTTGATTATGAACGGAGAATCTTCCGTTTTTCATACGATCAACAGGAATAAAGAATCTTTTGCGATTGATTTTAAACAACCTGAGGAACTTGAAAAGTTAAAAAAATTATTGGCTAAAGCCGATGTTGTCATGCATAATTTCAGACCAGGCGTAATGGAACGCGTGGGATTGAGTTACGAAGAGGTTAAAGCTATAAATCCAAATGTAATTTATGGTTCGATTTCTGGTTTTGGTACTCATCCGGATTTAAAAGATTTACCGGGACAAGATTTATTATTACAGTCTTTAACGGCTTTAACCTGGTTGAGCGGAAATCAGGAAGATGGTCCTGTACCAATGGGATTGTCGATTGTAGATATGCTTGCCGGAGCGCATTTAGCTCAGGGAATTTTAGCGGCTTTGTATCGAAAAGCAACACATAATATTGGAGCTTCTGTTCAGGTAAGTATGTTAGAATCTGCTTTTGATTTTCAATTTGAAACGATTACTACTTTTTTTAATGATGGCGGCGAATTGCCTGTTCGTACCAAGACCAATAATGCGCACGCTTATTTAGGTGCTCCTTACGGAATTTATAAAACGAATAATGGCTTTTTAGCTTTGGCAATGGGCTCGATTCCTGTTTTGGCGTCACTTTTAAAATGTGATGGATTATTGCAATTTCCTGAAAATAAATTTCATTTAAGAGATGAAATAAAAAATATTCTGGCTGAACATTTACAAACTCAAAATACAGATTTTTGGCTGAATATTTTAGAACCGGCAGATATTTGGTGTGCCGGAGTTTTAAATTATCAACAGCTTTTCGAAGAAGAAGGTTTTAAAGTTTTAGATTTTACGCAGAAGGTTGAAATGTTAGATGGCTATTCGTACCAAACAACACGTTGTCCGATTAAAATTGATGGCGAATATTTAACTTCAGACAAAGGTTCTCCAAAATTGGGTCAGGATAACGAAAAGATTACTAAAGAATTTATAACTGTATAA
- a CDS encoding ABC transporter substrate-binding protein — protein sequence MTILKGITWNHTRGLLPMVATAQRFTELNPGVEITWEKRSLQEFADASIEDLAKRFDLLVIDHPWTGFGAQTKAILPLSDYLSSEYIKDQELNTVGRSYGSYVFNDKLWALPIDAATPVAAARLDILEKEGLKVPQTYDDLLVLAKRGLVAFAGIPVDVLMSFYMFCCSLGEAPFQSTEKVISPETGKKALQMFRELAQLIDPENFNRNPIQVYEAMVNSDEIAYCPFAYGYSNYSRMGYGRKLLHFYDLVRLNDQPMISSLGGTGLAVSSFSKHIPEAIKYAEFTGSSHTQQNIFADNGGQPGHLQAWKSDRINSLTHDYFKNTLPALERAFLRPRYSGHMYFQDHAGDVVRDYLMNGGNEDLVLEVLNSLYTKSLNLITA from the coding sequence ATGACGATATTAAAAGGGATAACCTGGAATCATACAAGAGGTTTATTGCCAATGGTTGCTACAGCCCAGCGATTTACAGAACTAAATCCCGGAGTTGAAATTACCTGGGAGAAAAGAAGTTTACAAGAATTTGCAGATGCTTCTATCGAAGATTTAGCAAAAAGATTTGATTTGCTTGTAATCGATCACCCTTGGACAGGTTTTGGCGCACAAACAAAAGCCATCTTACCATTATCAGATTATTTATCATCAGAATATATAAAAGATCAGGAATTAAATACTGTTGGGCGTTCTTACGGAAGTTACGTTTTTAACGATAAATTATGGGCGCTGCCAATCGACGCGGCGACTCCGGTTGCTGCCGCTCGTTTGGATATTTTAGAAAAAGAAGGATTAAAAGTGCCACAAACATATGATGATTTATTGGTTTTGGCCAAAAGAGGACTGGTTGCTTTTGCAGGAATTCCAGTTGATGTTTTGATGAGCTTTTATATGTTTTGCTGTAGTTTGGGCGAAGCTCCTTTTCAATCTACAGAAAAAGTTATTTCTCCGGAAACAGGAAAAAAAGCGCTGCAAATGTTTCGGGAATTGGCACAATTAATTGATCCGGAAAACTTTAACAGAAACCCGATTCAGGTTTATGAAGCAATGGTAAATTCTGATGAAATTGCCTACTGCCCTTTTGCTTACGGATATTCTAATTATTCGAGAATGGGATATGGTAGAAAATTGCTTCATTTTTATGATTTAGTTCGTTTGAACGATCAACCGATGATTAGCTCATTGGGCGGAACGGGATTGGCTGTTTCTTCATTTAGCAAACATATTCCTGAAGCTATTAAATATGCTGAATTTACAGGTTCTTCTCATACACAACAAAATATTTTTGCTGACAATGGCGGACAACCCGGACATCTTCAGGCTTGGAAAAGTGATCGAATCAATTCGTTGACACACGATTATTTCAAAAATACTTTACCCGCTTTAGAAAGAGCTTTCCTGCGCCCAAGATATTCAGGACACATGTATTTTCAGGATCATGCGGGCGATGTAGTTCGTGATTATTTAATGAATGGTGGAAATGAAGATTTGGTTTTAGAAGTACTGAATTCGCTTTATACAAAGTCTTTAAATTTAATTACGGCATGA